The following coding sequences lie in one Polynucleobacter necessarius genomic window:
- the phaR gene encoding polyhydroxyalkanoate synthesis repressor PhaR, with amino-acid sequence MVTRTKRAGEDRLIKKYPNRRLYDTQTSAYVTLSDIKSLVMANEVFKVVDAKTKEDLTRNILLQIILEEEAGGAPVFSSQMLSQIIRFYGNSMRGLMGNYLEKTMQSFVDIHNKLGDQTKGLSAGSTPEAWSQMMNLQNPLMQGLMGNYMEQSKDLFIKMQEQMQGSQNIFGNFPFTSPPNKAEKE; translated from the coding sequence ATGGTAACCCGCACAAAACGAGCTGGCGAAGATCGGCTCATCAAGAAGTACCCCAACCGTCGTCTTTACGATACCCAGACAAGTGCCTACGTCACCTTGTCAGATATCAAAAGCTTGGTGATGGCAAATGAGGTATTCAAAGTTGTTGATGCTAAAACTAAAGAAGATTTAACACGCAATATATTGCTACAAATAATTCTTGAAGAAGAGGCTGGCGGAGCGCCAGTATTCTCATCACAAATGCTGTCCCAAATCATTCGCTTTTATGGAAATTCCATGCGAGGTTTGATGGGAAATTATCTAGAAAAGACTATGCAATCTTTTGTGGATATACACAATAAACTTGGCGATCAAACCAAAGGTCTCAGTGCTGGAAGTACCCCTGAGGCCTGGTCTCAAATGATGAATCTGCAAAACCCATTGATGCAGGGATTAATGGGTAACTACATGGAGCAAAGCAAAGATCTCTTCATTAAGATGCAAGAGCAAATGCAGGGTTCACAAAATATTTTTGGAAACTTTCCATTTACTTCTCCGCCCAATAAAGCCGAAAAAGAATAA
- a CDS encoding polyphenol oxidase family protein produces the protein MTADCLPVLFTNSCGTVVGVAHAGWRGLCARILENTVAELLNISGDVASNVMAWLGPTIGPDKFDVGQDVVSAFEDAGMSLPENAFQSIPNKKGKYLADIYLLAEARLEACGVKAIFDGEFCTVKDAARFFSYRRDGETGRFASAIWISK, from the coding sequence ATGACTGCGGATTGTTTGCCTGTGTTGTTCACCAATTCATGCGGAACCGTTGTAGGTGTGGCTCATGCCGGCTGGAGGGGTCTTTGCGCAAGAATACTGGAAAACACTGTTGCCGAGTTACTCAATATTTCAGGTGATGTAGCAAGTAATGTGATGGCTTGGTTAGGGCCGACAATCGGCCCTGATAAGTTTGATGTAGGTCAGGATGTAGTGAGCGCCTTTGAAGATGCTGGCATGTCACTGCCTGAGAATGCTTTTCAATCAATTCCCAATAAAAAAGGGAAATATTTAGCTGATATCTATCTGCTTGCTGAGGCTCGTCTTGAGGCTTGCGGTGTAAAAGCTATTTTTGATGGTGAGTTTTGCACGGTTAAAGATGCTGCGCGTTTTTTCTCTTATCGTCGTGATGGCGAAACAGGAAGATTTGCGTCTGCCATCTGGATTTCAAAATAA
- a CDS encoding RluA family pseudouridine synthase — MALPQTPESNPIDYIDDEDFISLEIPLEMAGERLDKVLAGSLPNFSRNRLKSWVEAGAVMVDGKVTKARYLLRGGESIKVFPQEMPEQFAFSPEDIELDVVYEDDAIIVINKPPGLVVHPAAGNWSGTLLNGLLFRFPELKLLPRAGIVHRLDKDTSGLMVVARTSQAQTSLVRQLQDRTVGRRYLAWVWGDPPSQGKVLASVGRDQRDRLKMAAGSPQGKPAATLFRRLAKGLVGESPVALLECRLETGRTHQIRVHLESLGYPLVGDPVYKKKTPGAAKQLSFHRQALHAFALSLQHPEKNELMTWFRLPPHDLLELLLLLGISEEILPQEATVIASIEKESQS; from the coding sequence GTGGCATTGCCGCAAACTCCTGAATCGAATCCCATTGATTATATCGATGATGAGGATTTCATCTCCCTCGAAATTCCTCTGGAAATGGCTGGTGAGCGCTTAGACAAGGTGCTAGCAGGGTCTTTGCCTAATTTTTCTCGAAATCGACTGAAGTCTTGGGTGGAGGCTGGAGCAGTTATGGTGGATGGAAAGGTTACAAAAGCCCGTTATTTGCTAAGAGGGGGGGAGAGTATCAAGGTTTTTCCTCAGGAAATGCCTGAGCAATTTGCCTTTAGCCCAGAAGATATTGAGCTAGATGTGGTCTATGAGGATGATGCCATTATTGTCATCAATAAACCGCCTGGTTTGGTAGTCCACCCCGCAGCTGGTAACTGGTCCGGAACATTGCTCAACGGACTCTTATTTCGCTTTCCTGAGTTAAAACTCCTTCCAAGGGCCGGAATTGTTCATCGTCTAGATAAAGACACCTCTGGATTGATGGTGGTAGCTAGAACATCACAGGCGCAAACCTCCTTAGTCCGTCAACTTCAAGATAGAACGGTAGGTCGTCGTTACCTAGCTTGGGTTTGGGGTGATCCACCCAGTCAAGGAAAAGTATTAGCTTCAGTAGGACGTGATCAGCGGGATCGGCTGAAGATGGCGGCTGGAAGTCCGCAAGGAAAGCCTGCTGCAACCTTATTTAGACGTTTAGCCAAAGGTTTGGTTGGAGAGTCACCTGTAGCACTTCTCGAATGTCGTCTCGAAACGGGTCGTACGCATCAAATTCGAGTGCATTTGGAGTCGCTGGGATACCCCTTAGTCGGGGATCCGGTTTACAAGAAAAAAACACCTGGAGCAGCAAAGCAACTGTCCTTTCATCGTCAAGCATTACATGCATTTGCTTTAAGCCTTCAGCATCCTGAAAAAAATGAATTGATGACTTGGTTTAGGCTTCCCCCACATGATCTATTGGAACTATTGCTTCTACTTGGGATAAGTGAAGAGATTCTTCCGCAGGAGGCAACGGTAATTGCTTCTATTGAGAAAGAATCACAATCGTGA
- a CDS encoding outer membrane protein assembly factor BamD produces MSDVISDASLRLAGDSSTENKVTFIKYLSSALILALLATLLLVSGCAGSDGNKDDADIWSEAKLYSEATDKLNDADFAKCGKYFDKLEARFPFGSYSQQAQINAAYCYWKAQEQTQALVAIDRFIKLHQGSQSLDYAYYLKGLITFNDDLGWLGKFTGQDLSERDPKAAKEAFESFKVVVERFPNSKYAPDALDRMRYIVNSLAEADVIVARYYYQRGAYLAAANRAQLVIRDYDRAPAVKEALYILTKSYEKLGMVDLRNDAARVFKLNFPDSEMMVTGQRVKKERRWWQFWNK; encoded by the coding sequence ATGTCCGACGTAATATCAGACGCCAGTTTAAGGCTTGCTGGGGATTCTTCTACAGAAAATAAAGTGACCTTTATTAAATACCTCTCTTCGGCCTTGATTTTGGCATTACTAGCAACGCTGTTGCTAGTAAGTGGTTGCGCAGGTAGCGATGGCAACAAAGATGATGCCGATATTTGGTCTGAAGCAAAGCTTTACTCAGAAGCTACTGACAAATTAAACGATGCTGACTTTGCAAAATGCGGTAAATACTTTGACAAGTTAGAGGCGCGCTTTCCATTTGGATCTTACTCTCAACAGGCGCAAATTAATGCTGCCTACTGCTATTGGAAAGCTCAGGAACAAACTCAAGCACTTGTTGCAATTGACCGCTTCATTAAGTTACATCAAGGAAGCCAGAGTTTAGATTACGCCTACTATCTAAAAGGCCTTATTACTTTTAATGACGACCTAGGTTGGTTAGGCAAATTCACCGGACAAGATCTCAGTGAACGAGACCCTAAGGCGGCTAAGGAAGCTTTTGAATCTTTTAAAGTGGTTGTAGAGCGCTTTCCTAATAGTAAGTATGCTCCCGATGCGTTAGATCGTATGCGCTACATCGTCAACTCGCTTGCGGAAGCAGATGTGATCGTTGCACGTTACTACTATCAGCGTGGCGCCTATTTAGCTGCTGCTAATCGAGCTCAATTAGTTATACGAGATTACGATCGTGCACCTGCAGTTAAAGAGGCTCTTTATATTCTCACCAAATCTTATGAAAAATTAGGCATGGTTGATCTTAGGAACGATGCAGCACGAGTATTTAAATTGAACTTCCCTGATAGCGAAATGATGGTCACTGGTCAACGCGTTAAAAAAGAGCGCAGATGGTGGCAGTTCTGGAACAAGTAA
- the alr gene encoding alanine racemase, whose amino-acid sequence MNRPILASIHTAAFQHNLNRVRELAPESKIWSVIKARAYGHSLDAAFKGLSSTDGFALLDIQDASWFRDHGWKGRILLLEGFFHENELALAESLACDLVVHCEAQVDWLERFKSQNHARFNVFLKMNTGMNRLGFKPQDYRTAFHRLHVAGYRMHHMTHFANADQVDQSPSVGSQQDVFNETIEGLEGATSLANSAAILWHRNTLGDWVRPGIMLYGVSPTGLYANIEHANLQAVMHLHSEIIDIQELQKGDRVGYGGRFEAPEDMRIGIVACGYADGYPRHAKDGTPVWVANGDEGVICPLVGKVSMDMLAIDLRNATMATIGSVVQLWGDKVPVDEVAQMSNTIGYELLCAVAPRVPVAIK is encoded by the coding sequence ATTAATAGGCCAATTTTGGCATCGATTCACACTGCCGCCTTCCAGCATAATTTAAACCGAGTTCGGGAATTGGCGCCAGAGTCGAAGATTTGGTCGGTTATTAAGGCTCGCGCGTACGGGCACAGCCTTGATGCTGCTTTTAAGGGTCTTTCCTCTACGGATGGCTTCGCTTTGTTGGATATTCAAGATGCATCCTGGTTCAGAGACCATGGCTGGAAAGGTCGAATATTGCTTTTGGAGGGCTTTTTCCATGAAAATGAGCTTGCCCTTGCCGAAAGCTTGGCTTGCGACCTAGTAGTTCACTGCGAGGCCCAAGTAGATTGGCTTGAGCGATTCAAATCGCAAAATCACGCCCGATTTAATGTTTTTTTAAAAATGAATACGGGCATGAATCGTTTGGGGTTCAAGCCACAAGACTATCGCACCGCATTTCATCGTTTGCATGTAGCGGGCTACCGCATGCATCACATGACCCATTTTGCCAATGCTGATCAAGTAGATCAATCACCGTCGGTTGGCAGTCAGCAGGATGTATTTAATGAAACTATCGAAGGGCTAGAGGGTGCAACTTCGCTCGCAAACTCTGCAGCCATCTTATGGCACCGTAACACCTTGGGAGACTGGGTGCGTCCTGGCATTATGCTTTACGGTGTTTCACCAACGGGGCTATATGCCAACATTGAGCATGCCAATCTTCAGGCTGTGATGCATCTTCATAGCGAAATTATTGATATTCAAGAGCTTCAAAAGGGTGATCGTGTTGGCTATGGTGGTCGTTTTGAGGCGCCTGAGGATATGCGAATTGGGATTGTGGCGTGTGGTTATGCTGATGGTTACCCTCGTCATGCCAAAGATGGGACGCCAGTTTGGGTTGCCAATGGCGACGAGGGAGTAATTTGTCCATTAGTTGGCAAAGTGTCCATGGACATGTTGGCCATTGATTTACGCAATGCCACGATGGCAACTATTGGTAGCGTAGTTCAGTTATGGGGTGATAAAGTTCCCGTGGATGAAGTAGCTCAAATGAGTAATACGATTGGATATGAGCTACTTTGCGCGGTTGCCCCTAGAGTACCGGTGGCCATCAAATAA